The Cryptomeria japonica chromosome 9, Sugi_1.0, whole genome shotgun sequence DNA segment AGATCTAATTGGACTATCATACAAACAATACAATGTGAGGATGATGAAAAAAGTCATCGCAACAAAATATACTAAGAATATACACATTGCAATTTAGAACACAATAGCATACAAGGGTTATGGTCTCCAACTAATAGCATGCAATAATATATGGTAATTACCACCATTTTAAAGAAATGAGTTAGCACCTTATCACATTCATGCAAAGAACTACAAGGACATATCACGAAAGAACATCTCAATAAAAATAGGAAAGAGATTACTAAGTATTGTATGTAAAATGACATCATTATCTTGTATGATTCCATATATACTCAAATCTGTGATGGAGTTAGTACTATCTTACATGACTCCCTCAAGACATTGAATGTTCCATATTTGCAGTACTAGTCTTGCATACCAAATGGGCCTTTAATGTGTGTTACAGTCATAGCAATCTCTTATACAACTTTGTTTGAGACTTTAGCATGCCTAGACTAAACGGATCTTATTTAGGAGACTCTAGAGgagttttctttgatttcttttcttctcccttcAATATTCATTTTCCCTTGTCCTTTCTTTTAAAgattccttcttcttcactttgttTGGTTTCCATCTCTCTTCTGTTTAGCTCAAATgccttcatttcttcttctttatcttcatcatcTTCGATAGATATGCCAAAGATTTTAGCATTTATGCTTCACAAAGGGTCTAAAAATTCTACAAAACAACTCCCCCTGAACCTATACCCTTTTCATTTAGTTTTTGAAAGAACCATCTACACCACCCTGAGGTATAGATCCATTTTTCACATCATTATCTTTCTTTTCTTCCAACTTCTTTACCCATAACTTTTccatctctttctttatttgaacCTGATCAAACTTCTTTTGTGGAACAAAAAACCTGGCATTCTTTCCTCTACAAAACTTAGCATTATGTCCCTGTTTATTATAGTTATAACATGTAAAGATCATTTCCATTCCTCACATTGGATCTATAGTTAGCTTCCTTATAGCCAAATTTTTTGCATGTGCGACTATAACTATTGAACGATTGAGCATTCCTAACATTGGTTATATTCATAAAACCATTTCTCATCATTCTACTTCTACACTCAGTTGCTTTATGAACAAATTTGTTGCAAGTATAGCATTGACCATTAAATGTTTGAGGCCTTGGAACCCTAGATGAGTTTATGTTCAATCTACTCCGACATTCAATAGccttatgaccaatcttattgcaagaaaataaattGCCAAATGTTAAAGGACTAAGAGTACCTAGTTTGAATAGTTTGATTTTGAACTAACCTTTTGCAATTCTTCTTTTTGTTCTAGGCAATGAAGTTATTCATATCTCCTTATGTCTTCTTGGATTCATCTTGAGCCATTTATTTACCTTTCTCATTCATGTCATTAGTCTTAGATATTTCTCCCTTTTCAAAACCAAGTACACCCTTGTTCAATTGCCAAGTCCACCCTTGTTCAATTGTGGTTTCTGGTAATTCAACATCTCATCAACCAGGTAACTACCAGCTTTAATTTCCAAACCTTTCTCTATTTGTTCTTTTACATCCTTCAATTTCTTTCTTGGAGCAACAATCTCTTCCTTAAATTTGGTACATTTAGCAGTTTTATCATGAAGCTTAGTCTCTAAATAGTTAGCAACTTTATTTCCTTCTTCAACTTGAATTTTTAGGTTTACTATATTATTTATTGCCTTTTTGAGTTTTTCATTACAATTTTTTcttccttcattttcattctttagcTTGATAATTTCATCCTATGTCATTTTAAGTTTGTCTTTGCAATCATTTATTTCTACAACTTGAGTTTCCAGTCTGATAATCATCCTTTCTACCTTATTTATAATCTTCACATTCTTTCCATGTAACATCCAAATCATCAAGAGTACACCAAAGTTCTCCTTCTAGATCTACCTCACAATTAGCAAGATCAATGCTCCATCCTTCGGGTTCTCTTGCTTCAAAATATACTTCTGAAAGAATCTCATTATTTAGCATCACACAAATTCCTTTATGTTCAAATGTAGGATCTACCTCAGTGTTAGACTGTTACCTtaggaaccttgctttgataccgattgttGAACACACCTGAATGctgagaggcggggtgaatcaccataaactaaaACTTAACCATTCATTAACCTCTAAAACATTAAATTAGATCCACAAAAGTAAAGAGTGGGAACAAAACATgcaccacacaagaacaccaatactTTTACATGAAAATTCCAAGGAGAGAAAACCTATGGTGAcggtcaactcacaatatatgaaacatACATTAAAATTTTTGTTTTATGCTCACTGCTAAGGAATCTCACTACTCCTCGAATGGACTTGCAAGCTAAGACACACTGTCTTAGGAATATATACAATGGAATTGTAAACTTAATATCACTTCTCTAGGGAAAGTCATAATGAAATTACAATAAGAAACATTATATGAATTATTGTGGAAGAGGCATATGACAAATGCTGATAGTGTAGTCCTCTTTGTAGCCCAAATACTTTATCACACAAATTTTGCACTCTTCATAATCATTTGATGTAAATCACTAAATTATTTCACACATAACAACACTTCACATAAACTCTCACTTCTTCACAAATGATTTAACCTTACTTATATATCCTTCGTAAAAACCCAAAATATCAATTGTGTCGGCTCAATTAGGACCtaccaaatgaaatgtgcaacACAACATAGGTCAGCCTCGAatgcaatcatcatcatcatcaaaataggTTGCAAATCAATATGAGACCTAATTGAACTCATACCATGTCATAAAACATCCTTCAAACCCAATGAAATAGGTCAAGATCAACTGCAATTGAAGGAACATACCTAGTAGGCTCAAATATCATCACCACTATTAAGATTGCTAACTATTTGTCTTCTTATCATTGGAGAGAGACTCAAAACATTATGCAAACAAAGATGAAGGCATAGAAGACCATCTACAACCTTTCTACAAACCTCTCCAAAAGTAATCAATCATCAAGTGCTAGTGTAGAAGAACAACATCACTTAATTGGTAAACATTGTGTAGACTAGACAGACTATGTGACAACAACATGCTAATTACTAAGCACTGAAGCATTGACACACCTGAAAGTCGTACCAATAATCCAATACAACATCCTCATCATATCCCCAAAACTGCAAGGTCGTACCAATGACCACAGTTTAATGTAGAGCATTCTAGTGAGCTAAGAGGAACACCTTACATTTCAACAAACTGTGATCTAGAGTACACAACCTTATTACTTTTTGTGTGTGAATGTGCATTAAAACTAGTAGAGAAATACCTTACATACTCAATAGATACATATAGGTACATTGATTGGTTCAAATCAAAAGTTGATACAAACACTCAATGAGTGGTAGAAAGTAAGCTCCTCTAAGTGTAGACACGTGTCTTGGATGAGTTTGACTAATTCTCCAAGTTGCCACATAACCTACCTAAGGTGGCTTAAAGCCATGTGTAGAAATACATAGGATAATTACTTATTAAATAATAAGTAAATTATATTCTACACCAAACATGGGTCAACCTATTATTATTTGTTAATCACTTATTATCCTTCATAAtgatttaattatataattattattttattaaaatgagTCAACAATATCAACCTATTAtccataaattttttaattaatattaaattccaCCTAATATACgtcaattgtccatttaattaataaataaatcctAAAAATCCACTTCATCTACTTAAATATATTCAATCTACTCAATCAtgctttcaatccactcatcaatCTATTCACTTCACTCACCTATGCATTGAGTTAACTATTTTATACACATAGTCACTCCATGCTATATCTCTATGAAATGCCAATTGCATTTAACACACTCTTCACATATCCTTACAATGATATtcacttcatatatatatatatatatatatatatatatataaacctccCCTTTCTAACATAATAAAAGGGTGAACCACTAAACTCATGTAGGCCTACTCATTACCTATTATAACTAATCATGCAAACTACTCAAATGACCTAGTATAATTAACATAGAACATGTAAATAAAAGTCAACATCTCCATCTactttatatatattataatatcaaTTCCTAGGTTTATAAAAATAACCTAAAATTCTTTATCATAACCAAAGTTCTCTTTTTGGTTGATCTTTTTACCCTTAAACAAACATGCAATTTCCTTCTCTTATCAAATAAAATCTATCAATTTATTTGAACTTAATtgcatatattaaaatatttatttataatgtatttATTAACCCTACATATTTATCTTTATATAACAATTTCAAATTCCAACCCATATCATCAATCACCCACTACACTAAGATCTAAATAAAAGATGTCTAATATAATATATAGAGTAACTTTTAAAATCTCCCACCCCAATCCATCTTATTTTTATTTGTATGAATAACATCATCACAAGAAAAATTAGACCTTAAACTAAGAAAAAGGCTATGCAACCGACACAATGGTTATGATTAGACATTTTTAtgtcatttattaaataaattgaaaatcacaaaacaTCTTTCTACTTCTCGAGCTTTCTATCATCCTAATATTGATTACAAAAGGATGGAACACAAGACCTCTCCTTGCTTGTTCGAGGTTTCGTCCTTAAAATTCCCACCTTGCATACATGCCTATCAATGACTAGTGATGCCCTACCCAAAAAAATAATAGACAATGTTGACACAATCAAAACCAAATACAACAATAGCAAAACAATATcttataattttcaatttatttaataaatacgAAAAAATGTCTAATCAAGACCATTATGTTGACTCCTGAGTCATTTCTTACACTACATCCTTAGCCCCTCCAAATGCCCCACAAATATGAGCGAAAGAGCCATTAGAAAGACTTCCTTGGACTACTTGGTGTTGGATTCCTTTTAAGAATGACCCCTTTCATACCATTTTGAATTTAAACAAAAAATACACGTTACACGAGTGACAAGACGGGCAAAGCTTAAACGAATGTGATTCCTATTTCCAACCGACACGTAGCAGTAAATTTTAACTACTCCAAACGAACAAATCCACACGTCACCTGCCTCGACCGTAACTTCTCCGTCGGGAATTAAAGAACGGTCTAGACACGATTCACGTTTCACGTGTACAGCTGGAACCTCACTaactattttaatattataaaattataaatatcaaGAGATCTTTAAATATTATTTGTAATAAAGCAAAAATATATTATTAGTATATTTCATTAGGCAAATAAAGGCGTTACCGCAATGTTTGACAAAAGAGATATTTTTCACGTCGCCTTTAACGTGGCAGGGTGTACCATCTCAGAACTAACCTGATACGTGGAGGAAACGTGTATCTAACCTTATTTCAGACGaaattataaatcaaaatttaaTGGGGAATTAATCCCGCCCCGGTGGAGCTAATAATGTGACCTATAGGAATGCGTGACatgattttaatgattaaataaaaCCATAACAGCTGGGCAATACTGCTTTCCCTTGCTTTTCACATCTGTCGTGCACGACAAGTTGAGGTACTGTGGCAAACAAAAAGTGCACAGAGACACGAAATCCGCCATAAAACAGCAGGCGCCCATTGCTTATTTCTCTGTTATACATAATAGAAAAGATCGGCTGCTTTTCATCTGAGATTTTTCATTCATGGTGATGGACTGAGCTAGGGTTTATTACAGTCTTTTTTCACAATAATGGATGCTCCACGGAGAATTCTGTTCACACAAGTGAGCCACCAGTCGTATAATGAAGCGCATTTTGGATGGCGGTCTCCTCTGGTGTATTTATTCGTTGCAGTGGCAGCTATGTTGTTCATTGTTGGCTTTGCTTCTTTCATTCTGGTGTGCACCTGGTGCAGGTTGGCTAATGATCATATGAGGGCAAATTCAAATACACGGCAGCCTGATGCTGTGTCACCTGATTCTGGCCCTCTGAAACCTCAGGCTATACTTGTTGAGGATGAAGAACAAGGGGGAAATATGCTGGTTATTATGCCTGGTGACCAGAAACCCTCTTTTGTAGCCACACAAGTGCCCTCTGCGCCTCATGTTGCAGAAAATAGAGGATAGTTTTGTGGCTGGAACAGGCCTTCAAATGCCGATCCCTGGTTATTTTCGCTGTAAATGTTGCGAACAGAACTGGAGATCTGTTCACGTTAGTATTCGAAGAGCTTCTTTAAATGTTTAAAATAAACAGTAGTGTAGGCTGGATTTGTGTATAACTGTGCAAATTTTAGCAGGATTTCTGTGTAGAATCGGCCTAGTTAGAAAAATGAAAAATC contains these protein-coding regions:
- the LOC131030226 gene encoding protein GLUTAMINE DUMPER 3; its protein translation is MDAPRRILFTQVSHQSYNEAHFGWRSPLVYLFVAVAAMLFIVGFASFILVCTWCRLANDHMRANSNTRQPDAVSPDSGPLKPQAILVEDEEQGGNMLVIMPGDQKPSFVATQVPSAPHVAENRG